A section of the Triticum dicoccoides isolate Atlit2015 ecotype Zavitan chromosome 7A, WEW_v2.0, whole genome shotgun sequence genome encodes:
- the LOC119332540 gene encoding uncharacterized protein LOC119332540, which produces MAQRAAGGLLRRSIGLAPPTTARALSTSATTPAAAAEGEAAAKARRNKKKDLFDVAQFLPDWGVGYRVAKTTWRDVSYQITKINLYKDGRHGKAWGIRHKAGVQAADAPIRISGVNKRGWKYIKASLQDIPGAEPPAVTAA; this is translated from the exons ATGGCGCAGAGGGCCGCGGGCGGCCTTCTCCGACGGTCCATCGGGCTCGCGCCGCCGACAACCGCGAGGGCCCTGAGCACCAGCGCCACCACGCCGGCCGCGGCGGCAGAGGGAGAGGCGGCGGCCAAggcgaggaggaacaagaagaaggaCCTGTTCGACGTGGCGCAGTTCCTGCCGGACTGGGGCGTCGGCTACAGGGTtgccaagaccacctggcgcgacgtCTCCTACCAGATCACCAAGATCAACCTCTACAAG GATGGCCGCCACGGGAAGGCGTGGGGGATTCGGCACAAGGCCG GCGTGCAAGCAGCCGATGCTCCGATAAGAATCAGTGGGGTTAACAAACGTGGTTGGAAGTACATAAAGGCGTCGTTGCAAGATATCCCTGGAGCAGAGCCGCCAGCCGTCACCGCTGCTTAG
- the LOC119331144 gene encoding uncharacterized protein LOC119331144, giving the protein MMGTEDSKDMLKNADWKTVSGPVITESSQPIVKKRLPKKIRQVPECYFLPRRSLPSALAIYGAVCAAGVGAGMLLEVWINKKIKEDGGVVWEMGK; this is encoded by the exons ATGATGGGTACTGAGGACTCTAAAGATATGCTGAAGAATGCGGACTGGAAAACAGTGAGTGGTCCAGTGATTACTGAGTCAAGCCAGCCAATTGTTAAGAAGCGTCTTccaaagaaaatcagacaagtcccCGAGTGTTACTTTCTGCCCCGGCGATCTCTACCTTCTGCATTGGCAATCTATGGTGCTGTTTGTGCCGCTGGAGTTGGTGCAGGAATGTTGCTTGAGGTTTGGATAAACAAAAAGATCAAAG aggatggtggcgttgtctgggAGATGGGCAAATGA